The Streptomyces sp. CC0208 genome window below encodes:
- a CDS encoding RNA polymerase sigma factor, which yields MDGIRGGPRAAARDPQLFEEFYRRHVDAMTSFVARRVADPHTVADLTAEIFLAVLDSAHTYRPSRGSERAWLYGVARNVVAGERRRVARETDRDRRISGRRLLEPDDIARLEDKLDAQSPGRRALAALERLPAGERAVLELVAVDQLTVSEAAAALGITQVTARVRLHRARKSLRGAAGEPTDGPLGTSLSYVTGGTGGEA from the coding sequence GTGGACGGGATACGGGGCGGACCGCGGGCCGCGGCCCGCGACCCACAGCTCTTCGAGGAGTTCTACCGGCGCCATGTGGACGCGATGACGTCTTTCGTGGCCCGGCGTGTCGCGGATCCCCACACGGTCGCCGACCTGACGGCCGAGATCTTCCTGGCGGTCCTGGACTCCGCCCACACCTACCGCCCGTCCCGGGGCAGCGAGAGGGCATGGCTGTACGGCGTCGCGCGCAACGTGGTCGCCGGGGAGCGCCGACGGGTGGCCCGCGAGACCGACCGCGACCGGCGCATCTCGGGCCGGCGGCTGCTGGAGCCCGACGACATCGCTCGCCTGGAGGACAAGCTCGACGCGCAGAGCCCGGGCCGCCGCGCCCTGGCCGCGCTGGAACGGCTCCCCGCGGGGGAGAGGGCCGTCCTGGAACTGGTCGCGGTCGACCAGCTGACGGTTTCCGAGGCCGCCGCCGCACTGGGCATCACCCAGGTCACGGCCCGGGTACGGCTACACCGGGCGCGCAAGTCGCTGCGCGGGGCGGCGGGTGAGCCCACCGACGGGCCGCTCGGCACATCCCTGTCATACGTCACCGGCGGAACCGGGGGAGAGGCATGA
- the acs gene encoding acetate--CoA ligase, with the protein MSNESLANLLKEERRFAPPADMAANANVTAEAYEEAKADRLGFWAAQARRLSWAKEPTETLDWSNPPFAKWFQDGELNVAYNCVDRHVEAGHGDRVAIHFEGEPGDSRAITYAELKDEVSKAANALLELGVRKGDRVAVYMPMIPETAVAMLACARIGAAHSVVFGGFSADALATRIQDADAKVVITSDGGYRRGKPSALKPAVDEAVGKAGNVEHVLVVRRTGQEVAWNDSLDVWWHEIVERQSAEHAPEAFDAEQPLFILYTSGTTGKPKGILHTSGGYLTQAAYTHHAVFDLKPETDVYWCTADVGWVTGHSYIVYGPLANGATQVMYEGTPDTPHQGRFWEIVQKYGVTILYTAPTAIRTFMKWGDDIPAKFDLSSLRVLGSVGEPINPEAWIWYRKHIGADRTPIVDTWWQTETGAMMISPLPGVTATKPGSAQTPLPGISATVVDDEANEVPNGGGGYLVLTEPWPSMLRTIWGDDQRFLDTYWSRFEGKYFAGDGAKKDDDGDIWLLGRVDDVMLVSGHNISTTEVESALVSHPSVAEAAVVGAADETTGQAIVAFVILRGTANAEDEGLVADLRNHVGDTLGPIAKPQRILPVAELPKTRSGKIMRRLLRDVAENRQLGDVTTLTDSTVMDLIQAKLPAAPSED; encoded by the coding sequence GTGAGCAACGAAAGCCTGGCCAACCTGCTCAAGGAAGAGCGCAGGTTCGCACCCCCCGCCGACATGGCCGCCAACGCCAACGTCACGGCGGAGGCGTATGAGGAGGCCAAGGCTGACCGGCTGGGTTTCTGGGCCGCGCAGGCCCGCCGGCTGAGCTGGGCCAAGGAGCCGACCGAGACCCTGGACTGGTCGAACCCGCCGTTCGCCAAGTGGTTCCAGGACGGCGAGCTCAATGTGGCGTACAACTGCGTCGACCGGCATGTCGAGGCGGGGCACGGCGACCGGGTCGCCATCCACTTCGAGGGCGAGCCGGGCGACAGCCGCGCGATCACCTACGCCGAGCTCAAGGACGAGGTCTCCAAGGCCGCGAACGCCCTGCTGGAACTGGGGGTCCGCAAGGGCGACCGGGTCGCCGTCTACATGCCGATGATCCCCGAGACGGCCGTCGCGATGCTCGCGTGCGCGCGGATCGGCGCGGCCCACTCCGTGGTCTTCGGCGGGTTCTCGGCGGACGCCCTCGCCACCCGTATCCAGGACGCCGACGCCAAGGTCGTCATCACCTCCGACGGCGGCTACCGGCGCGGCAAGCCGTCCGCGCTCAAGCCGGCCGTCGACGAGGCGGTCGGCAAGGCCGGCAACGTCGAGCACGTGCTGGTCGTCCGCCGGACCGGCCAGGAGGTCGCCTGGAACGACAGCCTGGACGTGTGGTGGCACGAGATCGTCGAGCGGCAGTCCGCCGAGCACGCCCCCGAGGCGTTCGACGCCGAGCAGCCGCTGTTCATCCTCTACACGTCCGGTACGACGGGTAAGCCCAAGGGCATCCTGCACACCTCCGGCGGCTACCTCACCCAGGCCGCGTACACCCACCACGCCGTCTTCGACCTCAAGCCGGAGACCGACGTCTACTGGTGCACGGCCGACGTCGGCTGGGTGACCGGGCACTCGTACATCGTCTACGGCCCGCTCGCCAACGGCGCCACCCAGGTCATGTACGAGGGCACGCCGGACACCCCGCACCAGGGCCGTTTCTGGGAGATCGTCCAGAAGTACGGGGTGACGATCCTGTACACGGCGCCGACCGCGATCCGTACGTTCATGAAGTGGGGCGACGACATCCCCGCGAAGTTCGACCTGTCCAGCCTGCGGGTGCTCGGCTCGGTCGGTGAGCCGATCAACCCCGAGGCGTGGATCTGGTACCGCAAGCACATCGGCGCCGACCGGACCCCGATCGTGGACACCTGGTGGCAGACCGAGACCGGCGCGATGATGATCTCCCCGCTGCCGGGGGTGACCGCGACCAAGCCCGGTTCCGCGCAGACGCCGCTGCCCGGTATCTCGGCCACCGTCGTCGACGACGAGGCGAACGAGGTCCCGAACGGCGGAGGCGGCTACCTCGTCCTCACCGAGCCGTGGCCGTCGATGCTTCGCACCATCTGGGGCGACGACCAGCGCTTCCTGGACACCTACTGGTCCCGCTTCGAGGGCAAGTACTTCGCCGGTGACGGCGCGAAGAAGGACGACGACGGCGACATCTGGCTGCTGGGCCGCGTCGACGACGTCATGCTGGTCTCCGGCCACAACATCTCCACCACCGAGGTGGAATCCGCGCTCGTCTCCCACCCCTCGGTCGCCGAAGCGGCCGTCGTCGGTGCCGCGGACGAGACGACCGGACAGGCCATCGTCGCCTTCGTGATCCTGCGCGGCACGGCGAACGCCGAGGACGAGGGCCTCGTCGCCGACCTGCGCAACCACGTGGGCGACACCCTCGGTCCGATCGCCAAGCCGCAGCGGATCCTGCCGGTGGCCGAGCTGCCGAAGACCCGCTCCGGCAAGATCATGCGCCGTCTGCTGCGGGACGTGGCCGAGAACCGGCAGCTCGGTGACGTCACCACGCTGACGGACTCCACGGTCATGGACCTCATCCAGGCCAAGCTGCCGGCCGCGCCCAGCGAGGACTGA
- a CDS encoding phage holin family protein, with translation MSAPDGSPVGAERSIGQLFASATTEMSALVHDEIALAKAQLKQDVKKGAMSGGAFSVAGGVLLFSLPMLNFALAYGIRTWSDWNLAVCFLLSFAANVLVALVLALIGVVFAKKAQKSKGPQKVAASMKETAGVLQNAKPHPRADSDTKVLEERVRNAKAIEAVARSSS, from the coding sequence ATGAGCGCACCCGACGGCAGCCCGGTCGGCGCCGAACGCAGCATCGGCCAGCTGTTCGCCTCGGCGACGACCGAGATGTCGGCACTGGTGCACGACGAGATCGCGCTGGCGAAGGCGCAGCTCAAGCAGGACGTCAAGAAGGGCGCGATGAGCGGCGGCGCGTTCAGCGTGGCCGGCGGGGTCCTGCTGTTCTCCCTGCCGATGCTCAACTTCGCCCTGGCGTACGGCATCCGGACCTGGAGCGACTGGAACCTCGCGGTCTGCTTCCTGCTGTCCTTCGCCGCCAACGTCCTCGTCGCGCTGGTCCTCGCGCTGATCGGTGTCGTCTTCGCGAAGAAGGCGCAGAAGAGCAAGGGCCCGCAGAAGGTCGCCGCGTCGATGAAGGAGACGGCGGGCGTGCTCCAGAACGCCAAGCCCCACCCGCGTGCCGACAGCGACACCAAGGTCCTGGAGGAGCGGGTCCGTAACGCGAAGGCCATCGAGGCTGTGGCACGCTCGTCGTCATGA
- a CDS encoding MarP family serine protease — MNVLDILLLVAAVWFAIVGYRQGFVVGILSVIGFLGGGLVAVYTLPVIWDALTDHAEVGTVAAVVGVVIVIVCASVGQALTTHLGNKLRRYITWSPARAVDATGGALVNVVAMLLVAWLIGAMLAQTTMSTVGKEVRGSKVLLGVQEVLPSDADTWFKDFTSVLADNGFPQVFSPFSNEPIKEVQPPDPKLVHSAVATRAQRSIVKVMGTAQSCGKVLEGTGFVFGDRRVMTNAHVVGGVDEPTVQIGGEGRKYDATVVLYDWQRDIAVLDVPDLDAPALKFTSEDAASGDSAIVAGFPENGSYDVRSARVRGRIDAHGPDIYHRGTVNRDVYSLFATVRQGNSGGPLLTPQGRVYGVVFAKSLDDPDTGYALTADEIQQDIVKGRTANQQVDSDSCAL; from the coding sequence TCGGCTACCGCCAGGGCTTCGTCGTAGGCATCCTGTCGGTGATCGGATTCCTGGGCGGCGGTCTCGTCGCCGTCTACACCCTTCCCGTCATCTGGGACGCGCTGACCGATCACGCCGAGGTTGGCACGGTCGCCGCCGTCGTCGGCGTCGTCATCGTGATCGTCTGCGCCTCCGTCGGCCAGGCCCTGACCACTCACCTCGGCAACAAGCTGCGCCGGTACATCACCTGGTCGCCCGCGCGAGCCGTCGACGCCACCGGCGGCGCCCTCGTGAACGTCGTGGCGATGCTCCTGGTGGCCTGGCTGATCGGTGCCATGCTCGCGCAGACCACGATGTCCACGGTCGGCAAGGAGGTGCGTGGCTCCAAGGTGCTCCTCGGCGTCCAGGAGGTGCTGCCCTCCGACGCGGACACCTGGTTCAAGGACTTCACCTCGGTCCTCGCGGACAACGGCTTCCCGCAGGTCTTCAGCCCGTTCTCCAACGAGCCCATCAAGGAGGTCCAGCCGCCCGACCCCAAGCTCGTGCACAGCGCCGTCGCCACCCGCGCCCAGCGCTCCATCGTCAAGGTCATGGGCACCGCGCAGAGCTGCGGCAAGGTCCTGGAGGGCACCGGCTTCGTCTTCGGCGACCGCCGTGTCATGACCAACGCCCATGTCGTCGGCGGCGTCGACGAGCCCACGGTCCAGATAGGCGGCGAGGGCAGGAAGTACGACGCCACGGTCGTCCTGTACGACTGGCAGCGTGACATCGCCGTCCTGGACGTGCCCGATCTGGACGCGCCCGCGCTGAAGTTCACGTCCGAGGACGCCGCCAGCGGGGACAGCGCGATCGTCGCGGGCTTCCCGGAGAACGGCTCGTACGACGTCCGCTCCGCGCGCGTGCGCGGGCGCATCGACGCCCACGGACCGGACATCTACCACCGCGGCACCGTCAACCGCGACGTCTACTCCCTCTTCGCGACCGTCCGCCAGGGCAACTCCGGCGGTCCGCTGCTGACCCCGCAGGGCAGGGTCTACGGCGTGGTCTTCGCGAAGTCGCTCGACGACCCCGACACCGGGTACGCGCTCACCGCGGACGAGATCCAGCAGGACATCGTCAAGGGGCGCACCGCGAACCAGCAGGTGGACAGCGACAGCTGCGCGCTGTGA
- the nhaA gene encoding Na+/H+ antiporter NhaA: MPAPTRKVLGRLSLPERTFVADALRTETVGGVLLLIAAVAALVWANVPALHGSYESASDYHLGPAALGLDLSIEHWAADGLLAIFFFVAGIELKRELVAGDLKDPRAAALPVVAALCGMAVPALVYTLTNLTGGGSLSGWAVPTATDIAFALAVLAVIGTWLPSALRAFLLTLAVVDDLFAILIIAVFFTSDIDFVALGGAVVGLAVFWVLLRKGVRGWYVYIPLALVIWALMYNSGIHATIAGVAMGLMLRCTRQEDEKLSPGERIEHRVRPLSAGLAVPLFALFSAGVSVSGGALGDVFTQPETLGVVLGLVVGKALGIFGGTWLTARFTRASLSDDLEWADVFAVATLAGIGFTVSLLIGELAFDGDATLTDEVKAAVLLGSLIAATLATVLLKLRNAKYRRLYEAEERDDDQDGIPDVYEEDDPAYHLRMAAIYERKAAEHRRIAELKTAERLAEVTGGAGEEDHRRA, translated from the coding sequence ATGCCCGCGCCCACCCGTAAGGTCCTCGGACGTCTCTCCCTTCCCGAGCGGACCTTCGTCGCGGACGCGCTGCGCACCGAGACGGTCGGCGGTGTGCTGCTGCTCATCGCCGCGGTCGCCGCGCTGGTCTGGGCGAACGTCCCCGCCCTGCACGGCAGTTACGAGAGCGCCAGCGACTACCACCTGGGCCCCGCGGCCCTCGGACTCGACCTGTCGATCGAACACTGGGCCGCCGACGGACTCCTCGCGATCTTCTTCTTCGTGGCCGGCATCGAGCTCAAGCGCGAGCTCGTCGCCGGTGACCTGAAGGACCCCAGGGCGGCCGCGCTGCCCGTGGTCGCGGCCCTGTGCGGCATGGCCGTACCGGCACTCGTCTACACGCTCACCAACCTCACCGGCGGCGGCTCCCTGTCCGGCTGGGCCGTGCCCACCGCCACCGACATCGCCTTCGCGCTCGCCGTGCTCGCCGTCATCGGCACCTGGCTGCCGAGCGCGCTGCGCGCCTTCCTGCTCACCCTCGCCGTCGTCGACGACCTCTTCGCGATCCTGATCATCGCGGTCTTCTTCACCTCCGACATCGACTTCGTGGCACTCGGCGGCGCCGTCGTGGGCCTCGCGGTCTTCTGGGTGCTCCTGCGCAAGGGCGTGCGCGGGTGGTACGTGTACATCCCGCTCGCGCTGGTGATCTGGGCGCTGATGTACAACAGCGGCATCCACGCCACGATCGCGGGCGTCGCGATGGGTCTGATGCTGCGCTGCACCAGACAGGAGGACGAGAAGCTCTCCCCGGGCGAGCGCATCGAGCACCGCGTACGGCCGCTCTCGGCCGGCCTGGCCGTCCCACTGTTCGCCCTCTTCAGCGCGGGTGTCTCCGTCTCCGGCGGCGCGCTCGGCGATGTGTTCACCCAGCCGGAGACGCTCGGCGTGGTCCTCGGGCTGGTGGTCGGCAAGGCGCTCGGAATCTTCGGCGGGACCTGGCTCACGGCCCGCTTCACCCGGGCCTCGCTCAGCGACGACCTCGAGTGGGCCGACGTGTTCGCGGTGGCGACCCTGGCGGGCATCGGCTTCACCGTGTCCCTGCTCATCGGGGAGCTCGCCTTCGACGGCGACGCGACGCTGACCGACGAGGTCAAGGCCGCCGTACTCCTCGGCTCGCTCATCGCGGCCACCCTCGCGACCGTGCTGCTGAAGCTGCGCAACGCCAAGTACCGCAGGCTGTACGAGGCCGAGGAGCGCGACGACGACCAGGACGGCATCCCGGACGTGTACGAGGAGGACGACCCGGCCTACCACCTGCGGATGGCGGCCATTTACGAGCGCAAGGCGGCCGAGCACCGCCGGATCGCCGAGCTCAAGACCGCCGAGCGGCTTGCCGAAGTGACGGGCGGGGCAGGCGAGGAGGACCACCGTCGGGCATGA
- a CDS encoding alpha/beta hydrolase gives MTDPAASSAQQPASLVRPDGPWTHRDVAANGARFHIAELGDGPLVMFLHGFPQFWWTWRHQLEALADAGFRAVAMDLRGVGGSDRTPRGYDPANLALDVTGVIRSLGEPDAALVGHDLGGYLAWTAAAMRPKLVRRLAVASMPHPRRWRSAMLSDVKQTRAGSYIWGFQRPWVPERRLTADDGALVAELIRDWSGPRLPDDKAVETYRAAMCIPSTAHCSVEPYRWMVRSMARPDGIQFNRRMKRPVRVPTLHLHGSLDPVMRTRSAAGSGEYVEAPYRWRLFDGLGHFPHEEDPVAFSTELINWLKDPEPDR, from the coding sequence ATGACCGATCCCGCCGCTTCTTCGGCGCAGCAGCCCGCCTCCCTCGTACGGCCCGACGGTCCCTGGACGCACCGGGACGTGGCGGCCAACGGCGCGCGCTTCCACATCGCCGAACTGGGCGACGGACCGCTCGTGATGTTCCTGCACGGCTTCCCCCAGTTCTGGTGGACCTGGCGCCACCAGCTGGAGGCGCTCGCCGACGCCGGCTTCCGGGCCGTGGCCATGGATCTGCGCGGCGTCGGCGGCAGCGACCGCACCCCGCGCGGCTACGACCCCGCCAACCTCGCCCTCGACGTCACCGGCGTGATCCGCTCCCTCGGCGAGCCGGACGCCGCGCTGGTCGGCCACGACCTGGGCGGCTATCTGGCGTGGACGGCGGCCGCGATGCGCCCCAAGCTCGTACGACGGCTCGCGGTCGCCTCGATGCCGCATCCCCGGCGCTGGCGCTCGGCGATGCTCTCGGACGTCAAGCAGACGCGGGCCGGCTCCTACATCTGGGGGTTCCAGCGGCCCTGGGTCCCCGAGCGGCGGCTGACCGCGGACGACGGCGCCCTGGTCGCCGAGCTGATCCGGGACTGGTCCGGCCCGCGGCTGCCGGACGACAAGGCGGTGGAGACGTACCGCGCGGCGATGTGCATCCCCTCGACGGCGCACTGCTCGGTCGAGCCGTACCGCTGGATGGTGCGGTCGATGGCCCGCCCCGACGGGATCCAGTTCAACCGGCGCATGAAGCGGCCTGTCCGTGTGCCGACCCTGCATCTGCACGGCTCGCTCGACCCGGTGATGCGGACGCGCAGTGCGGCCGGGTCCGGGGAGTACGTCGAAGCGCCGTACCGCTGGCGGCTGTTCGACGGTCTGGGGCACTTCCCGCACGAGGAGGATCCGGTCGCCTTCTCGACAGAACTGATCAATTGGCTGAAGGATCCCGAACCCGATCGGTGA